A segment of the Streptomyces sp. Tu 2975 genome:
CACGGGCGGACAGGCAGGCGGCGGCCGTCCGTTGCATAAGTGCGCAACAGGTGTACCGGACGGCCGACTGGCGGGCCACGCCCACAACAGCCCTGGCGCATCGTGGTCGCTAGCATGCTTGCTCGATTGTGGATCACCGGCTGTCTCCTCGGCCCGGTCCCGAGGAAGCCTGGCCTGATCAAGAGCTGGCTGCCCCTGCTGCTCCACGCGTTGGAGCATCATGCCGACGCCTTCGCTCGGCAGAAGCCCTCGACCACCACCACGGCCCGAGCGAGGATGCCGGCCCACCCCGAGGCGGGAAGTCCGTGACCGACGATCAGCCGGGCGAGCCCCCGTGCGGGTCACCGTGACTGCGCCTCGCCCCTCCCTCGTGCGCCGCTCGTGGCCTTGATGTTGATCCGGTCGCGGCTGCGTCGGAATTCCCGGCCGGACAGCTGGTGGGCTGTTTGCATCAATCAGGTCACCCACGGCCACCCGGGAGCATTGCGCCGGTGACCTGCACTTTCACCCATTTTCCAAGCGGGACAGGGGATGGGTGGGCGTGCCGTTGTCCGGGTTTGTGTCGAGGGTGATGTACGGGAGGCGCGATGCCGATCCCCCCGGCGGCCTGTCGGGGCGTGTCTTCCACGGGAGGAGTGTTATGCGCAGGTTGTCACGGGTCCGGACCGCTCTTGCCGGAGCAGCTGTGGTGCTGGTGTGGTCCTCGTCCGCAGCGTGGGCGGGTGGCACGCCCGCCGCCGCGGGGCCCTCGAATGTGAGAGTGAGTCCGTCGCAGGTGCATCAGGGCGCGACGCTGCAGGTCACCGCCTCGGGCTGCACCCGTGGCGGCACGGTCACCTCCGCGGCGTTCCCCACCGTGCAGTTGCCCGCCGGAACGACTACGACCGCCACCGCACGCGTGACCAACACCGCCACGCCCGGCGCCCACACTCTGACAGTGCGGTGCGACGGTCGGACCGCGAACGCCTCGTTCACCGTGCTGGCCGGCGCCGCGGCCCGGGGCGGTATCGGCGGCAGCCAGAACTCCGGCACGGCGGTGACCGCCGTAGGTGGTGCCATGGCTGCACTGAGCGCCTGCACCGGAGCCTTCCTGATCACCCGCCGCCGCCATCGCGTCCAGTAGACGCGGGTGACGCGTACCGGGCGGTGCAACGCCTGAACTGGGGCGGCCGAGTCGGGCCGTGTACTGCCCTTTGACGTGTGGTTCCGGGCCGGCGAGGCGAGCGCCGACCTGGAACCACACCACACCGCACCACACCAAACCACGGCAAACCCGGGTGCAGCTGTCTGCTCCGCCTCCTGACGGCCCTCAACTCATCGGCCACGCATGAGAAACAGGGCGGAGGCGGGATCGGCCAGGTCGCCAGCGCGAGGGCACCGTCGTCGACCACCAGCCGGCCCAATAGCGTTTCAGCGCCGTGCAGGGGTGACCCTGGCCTCTCCAGGGTGTGATCAACCGTGACGACGTACATGCGGGGGATCGAGGGCGGCCTGCTGGGCGGCGGAGCGGGACGGTGGATGCCGACGACGTCGGCCGGCCGTCCTACCGCAATGCTGGAACAGCGCCGCGTACGGAACACAATGACGTGAGCCGTCTACCGGGTACTACGAGCACTGCAGTGTGCCCTGGCGCTCGCGTGAGTCGGCCTGGTGCTCACATCTCGCGCCAGTTCACGAACAGGTGCGGGCGTGCTTCCGAGATCCGCTCGCTGAACGGATCGACCTCGCCAATGAGCGCGGCCGGGCAGAACTGCGCCATGCCACCGTCGAAGACCGTCCAGCGGTTTGCCCCGTGCCGCATCTGCCTCCGAAAGGTGGCCATCCTCCAAATGTCGGGTGCGCTTTGCCGTATCCGGCAGTGCATACCCAGCCACCACGAAGGAGCTCAGCCTTCGGTGGGTGACGAGGCGGCAGGCCGGCCTGGGAAGGCCTCGGTGGATGTCGCCCCGACGCTCCCCGGAGATCCGCAGGCGTCGGAAGCCGTGCAACCACGCGAATCTCCGCTCGATCACCCGCCGGAGGTGCCCAGCCCGGTGCCGTGCCGCGTTCCACGGCGGGCAATCGCCGGCACGCAGCGACCTCCCTGCATCATGACGAGTTCCCTCCGCCCCCGTCGCCCATGGAGATCGTCTGACCCGATGCGCCACCGGCATGGTCGGCCGGGTCGACAGGAGTCTTCCAGTGACTGTTACTGCCATGGTCACGTTCGCGCCGCACGTCGATGGCCCACTGGATCGCTCCATAGAGCACGACGACCGCCGCGAAACCGCCGATCACCACCCACAACTGCACTGGTGCCACCCCACCTCAGTCTCCAGGGGTCCGCGGACAACCGCAGACTCATGTCCTGGTTCACGGGGCAGCGTCCCCCGCATGCCGCCGTGTTACTGCCGATTTGAGCAAGCTCAGAGGTGCCCCGCACGAGCCCGCCTTCCCGGGGCGCGATTCAGGCGGCGCGAAAACGCGGCGCCCACGTTGTACCGGCAGACAGTCGGCTCCAACCAGTCCGCGTGCGGGCCGACCAGTCCGGGCAGCTCGTCCGGGAAGCGGACGAGCGCAATCGTGTCGACCTCCGGCTCACGGCCCTGGGTTTGCTCCCCCCTCACACGCATCCGCAATACGGCCGGCGAGCTGGGCCTGCCTCACCTGGCCGAGGCCCTGACTCAGTGGCGACCGTCACCCCGCGGGCTGACCGCAGCATCAGGGGTCAGGGGGCCGAGGTGGTGCCCGGCCCGCGCACCCATGGGCTGAACCCGCAGAAGCTCTCACGCGGCAGTGGTCGCAGCTCGGTGGTGGACAACTGAGAGCAGCAGGTGGGCACTAGTGTCCTCAGCCATGAACGAGCCGACCTACCTGCACGCCACCCGGGTGGCCTACGACACCGTTGCCCTCGACTACGCGAAGCTCGTGCCTCCCGCGTTCGAAGGCGACCTGTACGGCCGCGCGATGATACGCATGTTCGCCGAGCTCACGCGGGCCCTCGACGCCGGGCCCGTCGCTGACGTCGGCTGCGGGCCCGGCCACGTGACGGCACACCTTCAGTCCCTCGGGGTGAACACGTTCGGAATCGACCTGTCCCCGAAGACGGTTGCGGTTGCCCGCCGCAGGCATCCGGACCTGCAGTTCGACGAAGGGTCGATGACCGAACTGGACATGGCGGATGGCCGTCTTGGCGGCATCATCGCCTGGTACTCAACCGTCCACACCCCGCCGGAGCTGCTGCCGGTTGTGTTCGCAGAGTTCCACCGGGTGCTGGCTCCGGGCGGCCACCTGCTGATCGCCTTCAAGGCCGGTGACAGGCTCCGGCACTTGGAGCATGCATACGGGCACGAGCTCTCCCTCGACGTCTACTGGGTGTCGCCCGACCGCATCGCCGAGTTGCTGAGCCAGGCCGGTTTGATGGTGGATGCACGGCTGATCCGCGAGCCGAATGAGCAGGAGAAGTCCCGACAAGGTCAGCAGGCGTATCTCCTGGCCCGAAAGCCAGGAAAAAAGGCAGCCGACGACATCACGTAGCACGGATCGGCAATGCACCGGGGAGGTCGTTGCACGTTGGCGGCTCGTCTCGGGTGGCAACCCCGGAGGGTGGCGGTGTCAGCAGATCTTGCCGGGCCGATTGCTACGATCCGCGATCATCCGACGCGACAGGGGCTGGGGAGGCCCGGAACGCGTGCGGACACCCGCCGGCCACCGGTTCGCGGGACACCACGGGAGGGACATTCTCAAGTGAAGCACGCACGCACGACACGTCAGCGGATGACCGCGGCGATGGCGATCGGGGCCGCCGTGTGCGCGGCCACCTCCGCAGTCCCGGCGGCGGCCGCGCCGCCCACCGAGACGGTGGCATCCGATGCCGCGACCGGGGTGAAGGCGGACGCGACTAATCTGCAGTTGGAGCCCGGGGCGGAGGTCATCAGCGCAGGCCCGATCGGGTTCGCCAGTTCGGAGAAGGACGGGGACGTGCGCTGGACCCGCTATGCGGACGGCTCCAGCATCCTCCTGACCCGCCTGGACGGACAGGCAAAAGAATCCGAGTACTTCGGCGCGTTCTCCGACACGGTCGTGATGCCTCAGTCCATGACCGAGTTCTCGCGTTACCCCGACGGGGCCACCGTCTACGAGCCGGCGTCCGGCGCCGCGCCCGTCACCATCGACCTGCGGACCCTGAGCCGCAGTCACCGGTACGTCGGCGCGGTCGCAGATGTCGTGATCGCCGCGTCCGCCGCCGCTGACGGCGAGCGTGCGCATCTGGTCACCCGGAACGGCACGTCGCTGTCAGACCGTGCGGTGACCGGCCTG
Coding sequences within it:
- a CDS encoding aromatic amino acid lyase; translated protein: MRHGANRWTVFDGGMAQFCPAALIGEVDPFSERISEARPHLFVNWREM
- a CDS encoding class I SAM-dependent methyltransferase, with the protein product MNEPTYLHATRVAYDTVALDYAKLVPPAFEGDLYGRAMIRMFAELTRALDAGPVADVGCGPGHVTAHLQSLGVNTFGIDLSPKTVAVARRRHPDLQFDEGSMTELDMADGRLGGIIAWYSTVHTPPELLPVVFAEFHRVLAPGGHLLIAFKAGDRLRHLEHAYGHELSLDVYWVSPDRIAELLSQAGLMVDARLIREPNEQEKSRQGQQAYLLARKPGKKAADDIT